One genomic window of Roseobacter ponti includes the following:
- a CDS encoding ABC-type transport auxiliary lipoprotein family protein, producing MTRHALYALALVAPLLTACTGLSTLTSATAPTDLYLLTPKSTFDPGLPRLRQQIVVTEPTATAAVSNDRITVQPSPLEVRFLPGARWVDRAPVIIQALLIESFENSGRVDAVGRSAIGLRADYLVVTDVREFQARVPNQTQPEAPLEAHVRLNIKIVRTDTDRIIASQSFEEFFTATSDAPRDIVYAFDEALGDTLRDAVEWSIRSMHSDARQRPVETDY from the coding sequence ATGACCAGACACGCCCTCTATGCCCTTGCCCTTGTGGCGCCACTGCTGACCGCCTGCACCGGACTGAGCACGCTGACCAGTGCCACGGCACCCACAGATCTTTACCTGCTGACCCCCAAAAGCACTTTTGATCCGGGCCTGCCGCGTCTGCGCCAGCAGATTGTCGTGACCGAGCCTACCGCCACGGCTGCGGTCAGCAATGATCGCATCACAGTGCAGCCGTCACCGCTGGAGGTGCGCTTTCTGCCAGGCGCCCGCTGGGTGGACCGTGCCCCGGTGATCATCCAGGCGCTGCTGATCGAAAGCTTCGAGAACAGCGGCAGGGTGGATGCAGTCGGCCGATCGGCCATCGGATTACGCGCGGATTATCTGGTCGTGACGGATGTGCGCGAGTTTCAGGCCCGGGTGCCGAACCAGACACAACCTGAGGCACCGCTTGAGGCCCATGTCCGGCTCAACATCAAGATCGTGCGGACAGATACGGATCGCATCATCGCATCGCAATCATTTGAAGAGTTCTTCACGGCGACAAGCGATGCTCCCCGGGATATCGTTTATGCCTTTGACGAGGCTCTGGGGGATACGCTGCGGGAC
- a CDS encoding MlaD family protein, producing METKANYLLIGLFTLAGLVGSMVFLLWLAKVQVDRQYAYYDVLFDNVTGLGDAGDVRFNGLPVGQVVGLALDEEEHSKVRVRIEIAEATPVRTDTVAVLQSQGVTGVSFVALTGGSPDAELLPENAVIPSQSSAIQSVLEGAPVLLQRAVDLLDDISAVVSDENRDAVSVVLNNLASASGRLDRSLADFETLSADLSGAARQVEAFAGRLDALADTADTTLTTATETLTAAQGAITQGQATLATADDAFSTIDDTFASARTLMDEELTPFVRQGRLTATTLDETLRAIEPPARAALETAQTAFDEAGQTFAAANKIISDDLDGIITDMRGAVQVFTTTVRDASGNIDAITDEVLVASRAAAGVAQTLEAIVAGNQRQISNFIRLGLPEFLQFTEDARQLVSNLDRFVDRVERDPARFFLGTQGSEFRR from the coding sequence ATGGAAACCAAAGCCAATTATCTGCTGATCGGTCTCTTTACTCTCGCCGGCCTCGTGGGCAGCATGGTGTTTCTGCTCTGGCTCGCCAAGGTTCAGGTGGACCGCCAGTATGCCTATTACGATGTGCTTTTCGACAATGTGACCGGGCTGGGCGACGCAGGTGACGTACGCTTTAACGGATTGCCGGTGGGCCAGGTCGTCGGGCTGGCACTCGATGAAGAAGAGCATTCGAAAGTCAGAGTGCGCATCGAAATTGCGGAAGCGACACCGGTGAGAACAGATACGGTCGCTGTTCTGCAAAGTCAGGGCGTGACGGGTGTAAGTTTTGTGGCACTGACGGGCGGGTCGCCCGACGCGGAGCTGCTGCCTGAAAACGCTGTCATCCCGTCGCAGTCAAGCGCCATTCAGTCGGTACTCGAAGGTGCCCCGGTGCTTCTGCAACGCGCCGTCGATCTGCTTGATGATATCAGCGCTGTCGTAAGCGATGAAAACCGCGACGCGGTGAGTGTGGTACTGAATAATCTCGCCTCCGCTTCCGGCCGTCTCGACCGCTCGCTGGCCGATTTCGAAACTCTCTCGGCTGATCTCAGCGGAGCAGCCCGCCAGGTTGAGGCATTCGCCGGACGGCTTGATGCCCTTGCAGATACCGCCGACACCACCCTGACAACGGCCACCGAAACGCTGACCGCCGCACAGGGTGCGATCACTCAGGGTCAGGCCACACTGGCAACCGCCGATGATGCCTTCAGTACAATAGACGACACGTTTGCATCCGCCCGCACACTGATGGACGAGGAACTGACCCCCTTTGTGCGCCAGGGCCGGCTGACCGCCACAACGCTGGATGAAACGCTGCGCGCCATCGAACCTCCGGCGCGGGCGGCACTGGAAACCGCGCAGACAGCCTTCGACGAGGCCGGACAGACTTTTGCCGCTGCGAACAAAATCATCAGCGACGATCTCGACGGCATCATCACCGATATGCGCGGGGCTGTTCAGGTCTTCACGACCACGGTGCGGGATGCGTCGGGTAACATCGACGCCATCACTGATGAGGTGCTCGTGGCCTCGCGTGCTGCGGCAGGTGTTGCGCAGACGCTTGAGGCGATCGTGGCGGGCAATCAGCGACAGATCAGCAACTTCATCCGCCTCGGGCTGCCGGAGTTTTTGCAGTTCACCGAGGACGCACGACAACTCGTCAGCAACCTCGACCGGTTCGTGGATCGCGTCGAACGAGACCCGGCCCGGTTTTTCCTCGGCACACAAGGCTCGGAGTTCCGCAGATGA
- a CDS encoding ABC transporter ATP-binding protein codes for MTSPAGRADREAVIRVRGLENRFGPHVVHQNLDLDVWRGEVLGIVGGSGTGKSVLLRSIVGLKRPSAGTIHVLGTDVVNGPEKERLAVEKRWGVAFQDGALFSSLTVLENVMAPMREHLQLSTGLMQTLAGLKISLVGLPVTSCGKLPSELSGGMRKRAALARALALDPEIVFLDEPTAGLDPIGAAAYDELIRELQRSLGLTVFMVTHDLDSLYAICDRIAVLSDKRVLVEGPIETMTAVNDPWVQEYFTGPRARAAQAKG; via the coding sequence ATGACCTCCCCTGCAGGGCGCGCAGACCGCGAGGCGGTGATACGGGTGCGCGGCCTGGAAAACCGCTTCGGGCCCCATGTCGTACACCAGAACCTCGATCTGGATGTCTGGCGCGGTGAGGTTCTGGGCATAGTGGGTGGCTCAGGTACCGGCAAATCCGTGCTGTTGCGCTCTATCGTCGGCCTGAAACGACCCTCTGCCGGCACCATCCATGTGCTTGGAACCGATGTGGTCAACGGCCCGGAAAAGGAGCGACTGGCCGTAGAGAAACGCTGGGGTGTGGCCTTTCAGGACGGCGCTCTTTTCTCATCGCTGACCGTTCTGGAAAACGTGATGGCACCTATGCGCGAACACCTGCAGCTTAGCACCGGGCTGATGCAAACCCTGGCCGGGCTCAAAATCAGCCTTGTGGGCCTGCCCGTCACCAGTTGCGGCAAACTCCCGTCCGAGCTGTCGGGTGGGATGCGCAAACGCGCCGCCCTCGCCCGTGCCCTGGCGCTCGATCCCGAGATCGTTTTTCTGGATGAACCCACGGCGGGGCTCGACCCGATCGGTGCTGCCGCCTATGATGAGCTGATCCGGGAATTGCAGCGTTCGCTTGGGCTTACCGTCTTCATGGTCACCCATGACCTCGACAGCCTCTACGCAATCTGCGACCGTATCGCGGTCCTGTCGGACAAGCGTGTACTGGTGGAAGGACCCATCGAGACCATGACAGCCGTCAACGATCCCTGGGTGCAGGAATATTTCACCGGCCCGCGTGCGCGCGCGGCTCAGGCGAAGGGCTGA
- a CDS encoding MlaE family lipid ABC transporter permease subunit, whose translation MSMPAITSDTTDGQTVFHLSGRLVTEALHLVEKPFAELTARPGAATVDLSGLEAFDTGGAAMIAQLRARLAASGVTLAVSGASEDNARLLKKVTEATFKEPLVDTRPGGPGAWIIDLGRAVITLAQSAGSLLSFLGLVLNRLARTIINPWRLRGTALFAQMQQTGMNAVPIIALMGFLIGIVLAYQGAAQLRQFGAEVFVVDLIAVSVLRELGILLTAIIVAGRSGSAYSAAIGSMKVNEEVDAMRTLGLDPIEVLVLPRLIALMLMLPVLGLTANISALIGGALMSWAELGVSPGMFVTRFLENTSAWHLAVGMIKAPVFAFIIGIVSCWQAMQVGGSAESVGRRTTAAVVQSVFLVIVMDAVFSIFFAELGV comes from the coding sequence ATGAGCATGCCCGCGATTACATCAGACACCACGGACGGTCAGACCGTGTTCCACCTGAGCGGCCGGCTGGTGACAGAAGCGCTCCATCTGGTGGAAAAACCCTTTGCTGAGCTGACCGCCCGCCCCGGTGCGGCAACCGTGGACCTCTCCGGCCTCGAGGCGTTCGATACAGGCGGCGCTGCAATGATCGCACAGCTGCGCGCGCGTCTGGCTGCCAGTGGCGTGACGCTGGCGGTTTCCGGAGCCTCAGAAGACAATGCCCGCCTGCTGAAAAAGGTCACAGAGGCCACATTCAAAGAGCCCCTCGTCGATACCAGACCCGGCGGCCCCGGCGCATGGATCATCGACCTTGGCCGGGCTGTGATAACACTTGCACAAAGCGCAGGTTCTCTTCTGAGCTTTCTGGGGCTGGTTCTGAACCGTCTGGCGCGTACGATCATCAACCCCTGGCGACTGCGCGGCACAGCGCTTTTTGCGCAGATGCAGCAGACTGGCATGAACGCGGTACCGATCATTGCGCTTATGGGTTTTCTCATCGGCATCGTGCTGGCCTATCAGGGTGCAGCACAGCTGCGCCAGTTCGGGGCCGAAGTTTTTGTTGTAGATCTCATTGCCGTTTCCGTACTGCGCGAGCTTGGCATCCTGCTGACCGCCATCATCGTCGCGGGGCGGTCAGGGTCGGCCTATTCGGCAGCGATCGGATCCATGAAGGTCAACGAAGAGGTCGATGCCATGCGCACCCTCGGTCTTGACCCGATCGAGGTGCTGGTTCTGCCCCGGCTGATTGCTCTGATGCTGATGCTTCCTGTTCTGGGACTGACGGCCAATATCTCTGCCCTCATTGGCGGGGCCCTGATGAGCTGGGCCGAGCTGGGTGTCAGCCCCGGCATGTTCGTCACGCGGTTTCTGGAAAACACCAGCGCATGGCATCTGGCGGTCGGCATGATCAAAGCGCCGGTCTTTGCCTTTATCATCGGCATCGTGTCCTGCTGGCAGGCCATGCAGGTGGGCGGCTCCGCCGAAAGCGTGGGCCGGCGCACCACCGCAGCAGTTGTGCAAAGCGTGTTTCTTGTCATCGTGATGGACGCTGTCTTTTCGATCTTTTTCGCGGAACTGGGCGTATGA
- a CDS encoding gamma-glutamyltransferase family protein → MRLRDTHPYTSRRSAVIADNIVAASQPLATRAGVAMLERGGNAVDAALATAITLTLVEPSGNGIGSDAFAIVWDGRELHGLNASGRAPAGWTPDRFAGLDRMPFHGWDSVTVPGAVSAWVAISERFGKLPFADLFQPAIRYAENGFYVTPKIAALWARAADQLRDQPGFAECFLPDGRAPRAGERFVNKAAARSLRLIAQTKGDAFYTGELAREMTDFAALHGAALSMEDMAAHRPDWVGTISNSFDQAELHEIPPNGQGIAALMALGILGGTAVRDFDPDAPAALHLQIEAMKLALADAQTWVADPAFMTHTTAEQMLDKSYLASRAALIDPERAQDFGAGAPNKGGTVCLAAADASGMMVSYIQSNYAGFGSGVTVPGTGIHLQNRGADFSLDPGSQNCVAPGKRPFHTIIPGFLMGPDGPLMSFGVMGGPFQAQGHVQMVLRTQLWGQDPQMAVDAPRWRVTGGTAIALEEAMPGETVGALRAMGHDISLESPDNAFGFGGAQLIHRLPGGGYAAGSDPRKDGAAMGF, encoded by the coding sequence ATGAGACTCAGAGATACGCATCCCTACACGTCGCGGCGCTCTGCTGTGATTGCCGATAATATCGTTGCTGCGTCGCAGCCTCTGGCAACGCGCGCAGGTGTGGCAATGCTTGAGCGCGGCGGAAATGCCGTTGATGCGGCGCTGGCCACGGCGATTACCCTGACCCTGGTGGAACCCTCGGGCAACGGCATCGGGTCCGACGCCTTTGCCATCGTCTGGGACGGCAGGGAACTGCACGGGCTGAACGCCTCCGGGCGCGCGCCTGCCGGTTGGACGCCGGACCGCTTTGCCGGCCTCGATAGAATGCCCTTTCACGGCTGGGACAGCGTGACTGTCCCCGGGGCGGTTTCCGCCTGGGTGGCGATTTCAGAGCGCTTCGGCAAACTGCCCTTTGCCGATCTTTTCCAGCCCGCGATCAGATATGCGGAAAACGGATTTTACGTCACACCAAAAATTGCCGCCCTGTGGGCGCGCGCGGCAGACCAGCTGCGCGATCAGCCCGGATTTGCGGAATGCTTTCTGCCAGACGGCCGCGCGCCGCGCGCAGGAGAGCGGTTTGTCAACAAAGCCGCGGCGCGCAGTCTGCGCCTGATCGCACAAACAAAGGGCGACGCCTTTTATACCGGCGAACTGGCGCGCGAGATGACGGACTTCGCGGCCCTGCACGGCGCAGCACTCAGCATGGAGGACATGGCAGCCCATCGCCCCGACTGGGTCGGCACCATCAGCAACAGTTTTGATCAGGCAGAGCTTCACGAAATTCCACCCAATGGCCAGGGGATCGCCGCACTCATGGCACTCGGTATCTTGGGCGGGACGGCTGTTCGCGATTTTGACCCCGATGCCCCCGCCGCGCTGCACCTGCAGATCGAAGCAATGAAGCTCGCTCTTGCGGATGCCCAGACCTGGGTGGCGGATCCGGCATTCATGACCCACACCACCGCAGAGCAGATGCTGGACAAGAGCTATCTTGCATCACGCGCGGCCCTGATTGACCCGGAAAGGGCGCAGGATTTCGGCGCAGGCGCACCGAACAAAGGTGGCACCGTATGCCTTGCGGCGGCGGACGCCTCCGGCATGATGGTCTCGTATATTCAGTCCAACTATGCCGGTTTTGGCTCCGGGGTGACGGTGCCCGGCACCGGTATTCACCTGCAGAACCGCGGCGCGGATTTCTCGCTCGACCCCGGGAGCCAGAATTGTGTTGCACCGGGCAAACGCCCCTTTCATACCATCATCCCCGGCTTCCTGATGGGGCCGGACGGGCCGCTGATGAGCTTTGGCGTTATGGGCGGCCCCTTCCAGGCTCAGGGCCATGTTCAGATGGTTCTGCGCACGCAGCTCTGGGGTCAGGACCCGCAGATGGCGGTCGACGCGCCGCGCTGGCGAGTGACCGGCGGGACAGCGATCGCTCTTGAAGAAGCCATGCCGGGCGAGACGGTCGGGGCTCTGCGCGCCATGGGCCACGACATTTCACTGGAATCACCCGATAACGCCTTTGGCTTTGGTGGCGCACAGCTCATCCACCGGCTGCCGGGCGGCGGATATGCTGCGGGCTCGGACCCGCGCAAGGACGGGGCCGCGATGGGGTTCTGA
- a CDS encoding SGNH/GDSL hydrolase family protein, with protein MTMIRAVFLTLAVLLGACTEMPSNDQPARILTMGDSMLAWHSNSRNSVSHAIEDILREPVIDRSVPGARIFYNLPVSGALGMNISKQYVAGEWDWVILNGGGNDLWMGCACAVCDRKIDRMIAKDGRSGAIPGMVAKARARGARVIWVGYLRSPGVGSGVEYCKDEGDEIDARLARLDAADSGFWFISLQDLVPHGDRTFHDEDMIHPSRKGSHAIAARISDVIRNAPPVPESSSGPSAPG; from the coding sequence ATGACTATGATCAGGGCAGTTTTCCTGACGCTGGCGGTGTTGCTTGGCGCCTGCACCGAGATGCCGTCAAACGACCAGCCGGCGCGTATTCTGACCATGGGCGATTCGATGCTTGCCTGGCACAGCAACAGCCGCAATTCCGTATCCCATGCGATCGAGGACATCCTGCGTGAGCCGGTGATCGACCGTTCCGTTCCGGGAGCGCGGATTTTCTATAACCTGCCGGTATCCGGTGCGCTTGGGATGAACATCTCCAAGCAGTATGTTGCAGGTGAATGGGACTGGGTCATTCTTAACGGTGGCGGGAATGATCTGTGGATGGGTTGCGCCTGTGCGGTATGTGATCGCAAAATCGATCGGATGATCGCAAAAGATGGCCGTTCCGGTGCAATTCCGGGCATGGTGGCCAAAGCGCGGGCGCGGGGTGCGCGGGTCATATGGGTCGGCTATCTGCGCAGCCCGGGTGTGGGTTCAGGTGTTGAATACTGCAAAGACGAGGGCGATGAGATCGACGCCCGCCTCGCACGGCTTGATGCGGCGGATTCCGGCTTCTGGTTCATCTCACTGCAGGATCTCGTGCCGCACGGGGATCGAACGTTTCACGACGAAGACATGATCCACCCGTCGCGCAAGGGCAGCCATGCGATTGCCGCGCGCATCTCAGATGTGATCAGAAACGCGCCGCCGGTCCCGGAATCGTCGTCCGGCCCATCTGCGCCAGGGTAA
- a CDS encoding alpha-hydroxy acid oxidase translates to MSAGAIHSYADARRLARRRLPWMVFDYIDGAAGEGVAEARNLAALRDIILEPRVLVNVSQRDLSVSVFEHEGRVPFGISPMGMCNLSGPGADVMLARIAAKHQVPCGVSTVASTTLETMIEEAEGHAWFQLYFSGDGSGTAKLVERAKAAGYKTLIMTLDVPEVGRRPRELRRGFKMPFKIGPKQFIDFALHPQWSISSLIAGAPDLANFQTPEFTFDRTESRARADWDFLKRLRDSWDGNLVAKGVTHVDDAQRLREEGVDAIQVSTHGGRQLDAAPPPILALQAIRKALGDDYPLFYDTGMRSGEDVVKAYMMGADFVFFGRAMQFAIAAGGRDGLDAFWKLISDEIGLTLAQMGRTTIPGPAARF, encoded by the coding sequence GTGAGCGCCGGCGCCATCCATTCCTATGCAGACGCCCGTCGCCTCGCGCGCCGGCGGCTGCCCTGGATGGTGTTTGACTACATCGACGGGGCGGCCGGAGAAGGCGTGGCGGAAGCCCGCAATCTGGCCGCTCTGCGCGACATCATTCTGGAACCGCGCGTTCTGGTGAATGTGTCGCAGCGCGATCTGAGTGTCTCCGTCTTTGAGCACGAAGGTCGCGTGCCTTTCGGTATCAGTCCGATGGGGATGTGCAATCTCTCCGGGCCGGGTGCGGATGTGATGCTGGCGCGCATCGCTGCTAAGCATCAGGTGCCCTGCGGCGTCTCCACCGTTGCCTCGACAACGCTTGAGACGATGATCGAAGAGGCCGAAGGCCACGCCTGGTTTCAGCTTTATTTCTCTGGCGACGGCTCCGGCACGGCAAAGCTTGTGGAAAGGGCAAAAGCCGCCGGATACAAAACGCTGATCATGACCCTCGACGTGCCCGAGGTCGGCCGGCGACCACGCGAGCTCAGACGTGGTTTTAAGATGCCGTTTAAGATCGGCCCGAAGCAGTTCATTGATTTCGCCCTGCACCCACAGTGGTCGATCTCCAGCCTGATCGCGGGCGCGCCGGATCTGGCGAACTTTCAGACACCTGAATTCACTTTCGACCGGACCGAGAGCCGGGCGCGCGCCGACTGGGATTTCCTCAAACGCCTGCGCGACAGCTGGGACGGCAACCTGGTAGCCAAGGGTGTGACTCATGTGGACGATGCTCAGCGGCTGCGCGAAGAGGGCGTGGATGCCATTCAGGTCTCAACCCACGGCGGGCGCCAGCTTGATGCGGCTCCGCCGCCGATCCTGGCTCTTCAGGCGATCCGTAAAGCGCTGGGTGACGACTATCCGCTCTTTTACGACACCGGCATGCGTTCAGGCGAAGACGTTGTAAAAGCATATATGATGGGGGCTGACTTTGTGTTTTTTGGCCGCGCCATGCAGTTTGCCATCGCCGCCGGCGGACGTGACGGCCTTGATGCGTTCTGGAAGCTCATCAGCGATGAGATCGGCCTTACCCTGGCGCAGATGGGCCGGACGACGATTCCGGGACCGGCGGCGCGTTTCTGA
- the comE gene encoding sulfopyruvate decarboxylase subunit beta — protein sequence MIRSEILREIAPVLHDHLVVCNIGLPSQELHMIDDNAKNFYMLGTMGLSSSIGLGLAMAQPKTVISIDGDGSVLTNFGTLPTIANNVTDNFILLIIDNGSYGSTGDQPTYAGKKTKLEDVAKACGCENVVTCKAEDTGATLQAAIDSKKMTIIVSKCESGNIKLDVITMDPVVIRDRFMNAVKA from the coding sequence ATGATCCGTTCTGAAATCCTGCGCGAAATCGCGCCCGTCCTTCACGATCATCTCGTTGTCTGCAACATCGGTCTGCCCAGCCAGGAGCTGCACATGATCGACGACAATGCAAAGAACTTCTACATGCTCGGCACGATGGGTCTGTCGTCCTCCATTGGTCTTGGACTTGCCATGGCGCAGCCCAAAACCGTCATCTCCATTGACGGCGACGGCTCGGTTCTTACCAACTTCGGCACCCTGCCGACGATCGCGAACAACGTGACCGACAACTTCATCCTGCTGATCATCGACAACGGCTCTTACGGCTCCACCGGCGACCAGCCGACCTATGCAGGCAAAAAGACCAAACTCGAAGATGTGGCGAAAGCCTGCGGATGCGAGAACGTCGTCACCTGTAAGGCCGAAGACACCGGTGCGACCCTGCAGGCCGCAATCGACAGCAAAAAGATGACGATCATCGTCAGCAAATGCGAAAGCGGCAACATCAAGCTGGATGTAATCACCATGGACCCGGTCGTCATCCGCGACCGCTTCATGAACGCCGTGAAAGCCTGA
- the comD gene encoding sulfopyruvate decarboxylase subunit alpha gives MSISTKIVDDFIAQGVNFITTVPCKQLAGVIDEVEARPEIHHVPSNKEDEGMGLCAGAFMGGKRPAIIMQNTAIGVTINTLATLTQYYRMPLPMLISYRGELREPVACQVEMAVHTKALLNQMLIPTYHFHKESDASELQEILKYTFMCNKPVAILTDASFWGGYGDQ, from the coding sequence GTGTCGATAAGCACCAAAATTGTAGATGATTTTATCGCCCAGGGCGTCAATTTCATCACGACCGTCCCCTGCAAACAACTTGCAGGCGTCATCGACGAGGTGGAAGCCCGCCCCGAGATACACCACGTGCCCTCCAATAAAGAAGACGAAGGTATGGGGCTTTGTGCCGGTGCATTCATGGGCGGCAAGCGCCCGGCGATCATCATGCAGAACACCGCAATCGGGGTGACGATCAACACACTGGCGACGCTGACGCAGTATTACCGTATGCCGCTGCCGATGCTGATCTCCTATCGTGGAGAACTGCGCGAGCCGGTGGCCTGTCAGGTTGAGATGGCCGTGCACACCAAAGCACTGCTCAATCAGATGCTGATACCGACCTATCACTTCCACAAAGAATCCGATGCCTCCGAGCTTCAGGAAATTCTTAAATACACTTTCATGTGCAACAAACCTGTGGCGATCCTGACGGATGCGTCCTTCTGGGGAGGCTACGGCGACCAATGA
- a CDS encoding alcohol dehydrogenase catalytic domain-containing protein codes for MKALVYTGVGELTYSDSPAPQARDGEHLIRIEASGICGSDMHAFLGHDERRPAPLILGHEAAGVITGGARDGERVTINPLVACGHCENCTASLENLCSNRQIISMPPRQGAFAGYVSMPGRNLVAVPDGVDLRHAALAEPIACGWHAVRLGKRILGKDLSDMRCAVIGGGAIGVGAALALHAQGARDITVIEPNELRRARLADVAGFEVCAPGEPAAPENGSVDLVIDGVGYAGTRAAASAMARAGGVIAHIGLGEATGGLDIRRMTLQEITFIGTYTYTAQDFADTAAAIFDGRLGPLDWIETRPLADGQAAFTDIRAGNVAAPKIILIPEHEE; via the coding sequence ATGAAAGCTTTAGTTTATACCGGGGTCGGCGAGCTGACCTATTCTGACAGCCCCGCGCCCCAGGCGCGCGACGGCGAGCATCTGATCCGCATCGAAGCCTCCGGCATCTGCGGCTCTGACATGCACGCGTTTCTGGGACACGATGAGCGGCGCCCTGCCCCGCTGATCCTGGGCCATGAAGCCGCAGGCGTCATTACCGGCGGTGCGCGCGATGGCGAACGCGTCACCATCAACCCTCTGGTCGCCTGCGGACATTGCGAAAACTGCACGGCAAGCCTCGAGAACCTCTGCTCTAACCGCCAGATCATTTCCATGCCGCCGCGCCAGGGAGCTTTTGCCGGATATGTGAGCATGCCGGGTCGCAACCTCGTCGCCGTCCCGGATGGCGTCGACCTGCGCCACGCGGCCCTGGCTGAACCCATTGCCTGTGGCTGGCATGCCGTGCGCCTTGGCAAACGTATCCTCGGCAAAGATCTGTCGGATATGCGGTGCGCGGTCATCGGTGGCGGTGCCATCGGCGTCGGTGCGGCTCTGGCACTGCATGCGCAGGGTGCACGCGATATCACTGTGATAGAGCCCAATGAACTGCGCCGCGCGCGTCTTGCCGATGTCGCAGGCTTCGAGGTCTGCGCCCCGGGCGAGCCCGCGGCACCTGAAAACGGCAGTGTGGATCTGGTCATCGACGGTGTCGGCTATGCCGGCACCCGGGCAGCAGCCAGCGCCATGGCGCGCGCCGGTGGCGTCATCGCCCACATCGGTCTCGGCGAGGCAACAGGCGGGCTCGATATCCGCCGGATGACGCTTCAGGAAATCACCTTTATCGGCACATATACCTATACTGCACAGGACTTTGCAGATACGGCCGCCGCGATCTTCGACGGCCGGCTCGGCCCGCTCGACTGGATCGAGACACGACCCCTGGCCGATGGTCAGGCTGCCTTCACGGACATCCGGGCCGGTAACGTCGCCGCACCCAAAATAATTCTGATCCCCGAACACGAGGAGTAA
- a CDS encoding SDR family NAD(P)-dependent oxidoreductase, translating into MPAIFDVRNRVACVTGASSGLGRQAASLLAQAGARVIGIARRAEELEAWRTGVQGDTAAVTADLSDRGNLAALAAEIAEPFGAPDILINAAGINTRQHADEVTAEGWDVTLNLNLAAPFFLAQAMVPAMKKRGWGRIVNFASLQSRRAFASGISYGASKGGVEQMTRAMAEAWSGHGITANAVAPGFFRTELTGPVFANPDLAKRNADQTCIGRNGEPEDLDGPLMFFCSPASDYVTGQTLFVDGGFTAK; encoded by the coding sequence ATGCCCGCGATCTTTGATGTCCGGAACCGGGTGGCCTGTGTCACCGGGGCGAGCAGCGGCCTCGGCCGGCAGGCGGCAAGCCTGCTGGCGCAGGCCGGTGCCCGGGTCATCGGGATCGCGCGGCGCGCCGAAGAGCTCGAGGCCTGGCGGACCGGGGTGCAGGGCGACACCGCCGCTGTCACAGCCGATCTGTCAGACCGCGGCAACCTCGCAGCGCTGGCAGCAGAGATTGCAGAGCCTTTCGGAGCACCTGACATTCTGATCAACGCGGCGGGCATTAACACCCGCCAGCACGCAGATGAGGTGACGGCGGAGGGCTGGGACGTGACGCTGAACCTGAACCTCGCCGCACCTTTCTTTCTGGCGCAGGCCATGGTGCCCGCAATGAAGAAACGCGGCTGGGGACGGATTGTGAATTTCGCCTCGCTGCAATCACGGCGCGCCTTTGCCTCGGGCATCTCATACGGCGCCTCCAAAGGCGGCGTGGAGCAGATGACGCGCGCTATGGCCGAAGCCTGGTCGGGTCACGGCATCACCGCCAACGCGGTGGCACCAGGGTTTTTCAGGACCGAGCTCACCGGCCCGGTTTTTGCCAATCCGGATCTTGCAAAACGCAACGCGGATCAGACCTGCATCGGGCGAAACGGCGAGCCGGAAGACCTTGACGGCCCGCTGATGTTCTTTTGCTCACCGGCATCTGATTACGTCACGGGGCAGACACTCTTTGTGGATGGGGGGTTCACAGCGAAATGA